In Candidatus Cohnella colombiensis, one DNA window encodes the following:
- the smpB gene encoding SsrA-binding protein SmpB, with protein sequence MGKKDQFDKPLAQNKRASHDYFIEDTYEAGMVLTGTEIKSLRTGRANLNDAFATIRNGEIFLHNMHISPFEQGNRNNPSDPTRARKLLLHKVQIHKLLGLSKQEGYTLVPLKVYIRNGYAKVLMGIGKGKKQYDKRESAAKRDVQRDLQRILREKQKVSFPT encoded by the coding sequence GTGGGCAAGAAAGATCAGTTCGACAAGCCATTGGCGCAAAATAAACGGGCATCCCACGATTACTTCATCGAGGACACGTATGAAGCGGGTATGGTGCTTACCGGTACAGAGATTAAGTCATTACGTACGGGACGCGCGAACTTGAATGATGCATTCGCGACGATTCGTAATGGTGAGATTTTCCTCCATAATATGCACATCAGTCCATTCGAGCAGGGTAATCGGAATAATCCGAGCGATCCAACTCGCGCACGTAAGCTACTATTGCACAAAGTACAAATTCATAAGCTGCTCGGTTTGTCGAAGCAGGAAGGCTATACTTTAGTGCCATTAAAGGTTTATATCCGTAATGGTTATGCCAAGGTCCTCATGGGGATTGGTAAAGGAAAGAAGCAATACGACAAGCGCGAATCCGCCGCCAAACGCGACGTACAGCGTGATCTGCAGCGTATTCTTCGCGAGAAGCAGAAGGTTAGCTTCCCGACTTAA